A section of the Pseudanabaena mucicola str. Chao 1806 genome encodes:
- a CDS encoding potassium channel family protein has product MDISSLSFFRSLRPENKQFAVIGLGRFGRSVCFTLDRLGLEVLAADKDEERVSQLRAENLAAHCIQLDSTNPLALKESGILEIDTVIVAIGNFLEESIVTTLNVKEAGVNHVVAKASSEVHGTLLKKVGADLVVYPEAEMGCALARSLTQRGILERFELDPDNSIVEVMVPEEFDGKTILDLKLRSHYGVNVIAVSQNQKFEINPDPHQKLSRGSAIVVIGSNKNISRLPISCDLFNPDGTSVTTQLPLHRSSEVKLK; this is encoded by the coding sequence GTGGATATCTCATCGTTAAGCTTTTTTCGGAGTCTCCGTCCCGAAAATAAACAGTTTGCAGTTATTGGTTTAGGTCGTTTTGGTCGATCCGTATGTTTCACCCTCGATCGCCTAGGGCTTGAGGTATTGGCTGCCGACAAAGATGAGGAGCGTGTCAGTCAACTCAGGGCTGAAAATTTGGCAGCCCATTGCATTCAACTAGATTCAACTAATCCCCTTGCCTTAAAAGAGTCAGGGATTTTAGAAATTGATACTGTAATTGTAGCGATCGGTAATTTTTTAGAAGAGAGTATCGTTACAACCCTAAATGTCAAGGAGGCAGGAGTTAATCATGTTGTGGCTAAGGCTTCATCAGAGGTACATGGGACTTTGCTGAAGAAAGTGGGCGCAGATCTAGTGGTTTATCCAGAAGCAGAAATGGGCTGTGCTTTAGCGCGATCGCTCACCCAAAGAGGGATCCTCGAACGATTTGAGCTAGATCCAGATAACAGCATTGTGGAAGTGATGGTTCCTGAAGAATTTGATGGGAAGACAATTTTAGACCTCAAGCTCCGTAGCCATTATGGAGTAAATGTGATTGCGGTTAGCCAAAATCAAAAGTTTGAAATTAATCCTGATCCTCATCAAAAGCTATCTAGAGGCTCAGCGATCGTGGTGATTGGTAGCAACAAAAATATTAGCCGCCTTCCCATTTCCTGTGATTTGTTTAATCCAGATGGTACATCGGTTACAACTCAGTTACCCTTACATCGCTCATCGGAAGTGAAACTCAAGTAG
- a CDS encoding Y-family DNA polymerase, translated as MLSAPCLALVDCNNFYVSCERVFNPKLEGKPVVVLSNNDGCVVARSAEVKALGIGMGVPVFKIAKEIAKHDIITLSSNYELYGDLSQRVMEILAQFAAEIEIYSIDEAFLNLTGLPHDLDYAQQIRQRVKQWLGLPISIGIAPTKTLAKLTNHIAKRSPKGIFSFYECQNPDRILETTPVREIWGIGKQQEKWLVSRGIDNALKLREMDIGELRQKMGIIGVRIQMELAGKSCLSLELCPNPKQTTCVSRSFSHGITDIKELQEAISTFTSRLATKLRKQKQAATALTIFARSSPFRGEFYSNSLTVNLAIASNDTRELILVAMQSTEKIFRVGYQFKKAGVIGLGLVSENNIQGDLLAEKSVEDTERSQRLMQYLDLINQKFGRDTLIFAGTGLTKSWQTKSSQRSPRYTSNWNELPIVR; from the coding sequence AATAACTTCTATGTATCCTGTGAACGAGTATTTAATCCCAAACTCGAGGGAAAACCCGTCGTTGTGCTTAGTAACAATGATGGATGTGTGGTGGCAAGATCGGCTGAAGTTAAAGCCCTAGGAATAGGCATGGGAGTACCAGTATTTAAGATTGCTAAAGAGATCGCCAAACACGACATCATTACCCTATCGTCTAACTATGAACTCTATGGCGACCTGTCCCAAAGAGTGATGGAAATTTTGGCACAATTTGCGGCAGAGATAGAAATCTACTCAATAGACGAAGCATTTCTGAATCTCACGGGATTGCCCCATGATCTAGACTATGCCCAACAGATCAGACAAAGGGTAAAGCAATGGTTAGGTCTGCCGATCTCTATCGGCATTGCTCCAACCAAAACCTTAGCCAAACTCACAAACCATATCGCTAAGCGATCGCCCAAAGGAATATTTAGCTTCTATGAATGTCAAAACCCTGACAGAATATTGGAGACAACTCCAGTAAGAGAGATTTGGGGAATAGGTAAACAACAAGAAAAATGGCTAGTTAGTAGAGGGATTGATAATGCGTTGAAATTGCGTGAAATGGATATAGGAGAACTGCGCCAAAAGATGGGTATCATCGGCGTGAGAATACAAATGGAACTAGCGGGCAAATCCTGTTTATCCCTAGAACTATGTCCAAATCCCAAACAAACGACCTGTGTATCAAGATCCTTTAGTCATGGTATTACAGACATCAAGGAACTTCAAGAAGCAATCTCGACTTTTACTAGTCGCTTAGCCACCAAACTGAGGAAGCAAAAACAAGCAGCAACAGCATTAACAATTTTTGCGAGAAGTTCACCCTTTCGAGGAGAATTTTATAGCAATTCCCTAACCGTTAATTTAGCGATCGCCTCTAACGACACAAGAGAACTAATATTGGTGGCTATGCAGAGTACCGAAAAGATTTTCCGCGTTGGTTACCAATTCAAAAAAGCAGGGGTCATAGGATTAGGGCTAGTATCCGAAAACAATATTCAGGGAGACTTATTGGCAGAAAAATCTGTTGAAGACACAGAACGTTCTCAAAGACTAATGCAATACTTAGATCTGATTAACCAAAAGTTTGGGCGAGATACGTTAATTTTTGCAGGTACTGGACTTACTAAATCTTGGCAAACGAAATCCAGTCAGCGATCGCCTCGTTACACCTCAAACTGGAACGAACTACCGATTGTCAGATAG